Within Tenebrio molitor chromosome 3, icTenMoli1.1, whole genome shotgun sequence, the genomic segment ACTTCGCAGAGAATAATCGCCGCTTTTGCAGATCATGGAGGTACACAAGAAGTTGCTGAAGCTGCAAGAAACGAACGATTTAATGTTACAATAAACtgttcaaatttatttatactcTCAATATTTATACAATACAACTACATTATCCTTATACACAGTTAAATACGTACAATATTTAGCTCGAATAAACATAAGTATTAATTATGGTACAAAATCACAAAAGATAGTTAATTTTCGTTATGAAGATCTATCAAAATTCttgtaacaaattaattattattagaatcAGTCAAGTGTTGTTATAATACAGTTGTGCAGTTTAAAAGGTACGGCCCATCACGATCTTGCCTTTGATCGCCTCGTGGGTGTTCTCCACGAAGCCCAACTTGCCGTAGAAGGCGTGGGTGTAGCTGTCAGTCGAACTCATGACCACGTGTACGCCGAACGAACCTGGAACACGCCTTTAATACCGTCACGTGACCGCGACCTCACTCACCGTTGGCCCGCAACGCCGCTAGCAAACACGTGACCAGCCTCTTGCTCACCGATTGGTCCAGAACAGACGGAAGAATACTGCAGATCATGCTGGAAGGGTGGGTGGGACTCGACACGTAGATCTCGTCCTTGAACCCGTGGAAATACGATATGCTATCCTGCAACTAGACAGTTCAACCACCCTTCGCGAACACTCGGATCGGGCTAACCTGCGCAAACTTGGACAAATCCTTGTCGCTCAGACTCATGGGGTACTTTTCGCACATCTCCGGTATCCAGGCGAGCTCCATCTTCACCCGGAACTTCTTGTAGTCGGGGGATGCGCACGCGTACCCCACTATCCCCGCGTCGTCCTCCACCACGAAGCAGAACTCCGGGTGGAGCGTCAAATAGGGGGCCACGACCCTGTCGGCTTGGAGATTCTTCAGCTGGTCGGGGTAGGGGTGGGGGTCCTCGAGTCCGTCCTTGCAGGTGCGGCTGCACACGCTGTACACCATCTCCTCGTCAGCGGGCAGATAGGGTCGCACCGTGAACACCCGGCACGTGGGGACGTCCGGGACTTTGTAGACGAAGAGGTCGTTGCCGGAGTCGACCGGGATCAGGCGCTGGAACAAAATCGAGATGAGGATGTGGTGGGTTCGCTGGGAACGTGTGGACACCTCCAGAGCGCGGTCGCTTACCTGGAGGTCCGCCGTGAGGCCCCCGCGAAAGACCCACGGCTCCTGCTCGCCGCTCATGAACGTCTCCTTCCACCCCTTCGAAAACCCTGTCGGAAAACGTGATCAGCGATTTCGTTAAATTGGGACACGCTGCGTTCGCTTGCGCCGTTACGCCCAAACTGTCCTACGCCACAACGCTACTTACCCTCGGggatacaaaattatttactcGAGCGGAGGCCCCGGCGACGCGACCGAACAACGAAACCGAGTCGCCGGGACCTCCGCGGGGTACGCCAGCGCCCTCTGACGCAAGAAAGCTTTACGCAAGATGCGTTGCGCATTATACTACGTTCTGGTCGATGCATACATGTATAGGTCCCCTGGGTGTATGAAGGCATAGAAGCAGGAAACTGGCCGCCAGCTTAAGAAAATAAAGAGCTTATTAATAACTGGAAAATACTGGGAAATATCTGTAAAACACTCAAGACAGGTCAGTGGGAGGACGTCGAGATGGTAGCGATGCTGCTGCCATCCCCGCGTCCTTCCTATACTcgaggaaaacaaacaaaatcgATTACTTTCCAGATTGTCGGAACTACGCCCTAATCTTCAACAAATCCTGGTCACCAAAGTCCTGTTCTCTCTGCACATCTGCTGAAACACAAGTTACGCCAAGCACGAAGGGTGGACCGTCAAGTAAAAtcgtcgaaaaataaaaatcaaatggaATGGGGGACGCCGCAGTTACGCCTTGCGCTCAAGCGGTTCGGGCTGGCTTGGATCTCACCGAGCGGCTCGACGGCGCATCTCCGCGACATTTAAATAAACTAGACTAGTTAATCACTCTCCGtccattaaataaaatgcaattCTGACAGGCTAACTTCTAGTACTTTTTGTTTTGTGCGGTTGGCAGGTTCAATCTAAATGACAGACAACCAAATTTGTCCGTTTGAAAGTTACTGCAATTACTTGTACGTGCTCCGTTGAGTTTATTCGTCTGATTTAACCCCTTCGAGGCGCCTGTAACAGATCTACCACACCTTTGCATTGATACTGCATTGACAGATAACGACTGCGCGATGAAAGGATtaatatttgcaaatttgaagtttttgacatttgacagttcaATTAGATTTTCTGCAAACACAATTTTGAAGGATTTACTAGAGTGGACGGATAGTAACAACCCCTGCTACACATAAATCGCTTCATTTTACGTCGCCGCAGAAATGCGCCGTCTTGTGACCATCCCGGACCGCGGTAAGATTCAAGACATCCTAATGTCGGTTGGAAAGTAATCGATTTCGGACGGGTCTCGTCGAACCTGTCCGAACCGGAGCTCGTCCGGACGAGCCGCCGCCCCTCGAGGCCCGACGCGGACCCCACCTCACAGGATCACACAATCGCCCCGTTTCACTTACCCAACCACTTCACATAAGAATTGAGCAAAGAAATAACACCCCTGATATCCCAAAGGTACGAGTAGAGGTCGTACAAGATCTCTCTGTTGTTGCAGCTGGACAAATGCTGGAACAGCCTGTTCACCGCTTGCGTCATCTCGTTCATTTTTTCAGCGCGGATGAACCACTCCTGCACCTGGAATCAACGAACCGGTGCGACTACTGTCCAACGGCGTCGACGGAAACTCACTTCTGATCTCGACGCGTCCTTCTTCTGATTGGCGGCGATGACGACGTGCGCGTTCGATTTCAACCAGTTGAACTCCTGCAACAGCTGCAAGCCTTGGCCGCCGTGCTCGAACGGGAGATAGAAGAGGTCGCAGAGGAGCGACAGGTCCTCGAAGGTCAGTTCGGTCTCTTTCCTTAAACTAGAAATTGAGAGTTGGGACGCGAGAGGGCGTGGCGACTCACTTATCTGGGTCGGTCTGGTTCTCCACGACCATCTGGTTGGCGCCGTCGGTTGTTTCCACCTGCATGCTCCCGCTAGACGTCTGCGCacagaaaaacaaaatcacCGCTATTACACTGTCGCCAacacaaatttgtttttcagCGTTCGGAACTCACCGAAGTCTCGCTCATCGGGACGTCTTCAGTGGAGTTTTCAACTGGGGCTTTGACCACGTGCGCCGGGGATATATTCGGGGTGCTGTTGCAGTCCATCGGTTCCGAAGGGCTCAAACTAGACTCGTTGCTCAAATCCGTACTCGTGTCGGTGTTCATACAGATTTCTTCTTTACCGACTTCCTTCCCATCGATCTGTCCCTCCTCGGGCTTGTCCCCGTTCATGATTTTATTCTTCTCCTTCTCCGGTTTGGTATGAGTCCCGCTCAGGACTGTGATGCTTTTGGTCTCGCAGTCCGACACTGCAATGGGGATGGGGACTGGAGCTATGGGATTCGGGATGGAGTCGTTGCACACGACTTTGGTGTCGGAAACTAACGAATTCATGACGGGCCCGGGCACGGGACTGACTAAACTTTCGGAAACTGTCACCTGGAAAAACAATTGAAGAAAAAGAATCGTTCGGAGGTCGGGACTTACGGTACTGCACACTTCTGCGAGAGCTTGCAATTGATTTTGATTGACTACCGGTTGAGCCATGCTCCCTGTGGTCGTGGTGGTTGTCGAGGTGAGTGTCATGCAAGTGTTGATCGATGGAATTATCGGGAGCGGAATAACGGCGACGGCGGGCTGGGGCTTGACGATGGGGCCCCAAGCCGTCTTGTGTTTGGAAAATTCGGGCAGCCACTCGTTGATGGCGTTGCGGAGGGCTTGCCGGGGGTGGTACATGTTGGGGGAGAGACTGGAGGGGACGTCCTCCCCCAGCCCGTCCTCCGTCTCAGTCTCTAATTTAATATCAGCCGAAACTGTGTCATCTGGAAGGACTCggtcaaaacaaaacacaaacaagTGGGGCGGGGTTACTCAAGGTCAGGTCCCTCTGTCCGTCGACGTTACACCTGGACCACTGCGCCAGCGTGTGGATCGCGACGAAGTTAGCACCGTACTCGCAATTCGGATTGGTCAAGACGCCCCTCAGCTTGGGAATCAGATCAGGGGATCTCCCCGAATACGGCCCAAGAAAGACGCGCTTCTGGTCGTAGTCGTTGGCGTGGAGGTTGTCCCAGATGACGGGCGGCCTCCGCAACGCATCCGTGATTTCTTGTATGTTCTCTTTGGTCAACATCCTCGAGATCACCTTTTGACCTGGAAAAACCGTGTCAGAACGATTCGCTTACTGCGAAGTATCATTACCGGTCCACATGATGTCGATTTCTTGCGCCAGCTTCGAGCCTAGAGTATTCAAATATTCGGAGTTTGTTACGTTGGGCACCGCTCGCGTCGAGCAGTACTGAGTGGGGCACACCAGGAATCTGGGTTGCCCCAGGTGCTGGTAGATGTCGTTGGTGATCGAGACCTGCGCTTGGGCGAACGACTGGAACACCTCCTTGTCGGCCTCGGACATTTCCGGCTCGATGTCGTCAAACAGGAGCGCGAACGCGGTGCACCCGAATTGCGACACCTGTTCGAGTTTTCGCTTGAGCGCCGTGATCTCTTTGGCGCTGCTGTACGTGATGTCGAGACCGGGCGAGAGGGCGTAGTAGAACGTGATGTTTTGATCTTTGGCTGCTTGGATCAGACCGGTCAAGTGCTCCGCTTCCTCCACCGTGTACAGCTCCCGCCAGTACGCCCGGTGCTTGTAGTCGTCTTTGGGGGCGTAAACGTACGAGTCCATCCCCCATTTTTTCATCCTAAAATCGACAATCAGCGCAAATCGTAAATAAACAATCACTTACTTCTGGAACAGGTCCTTGCGTTGTTCCGTCGTCCACGGCCGCCCATAAAATCCTGGAAAATTACAAGAGCAATTAGAGCTTGTTTATGCTCTCGGTTTGGGTTTATTTATGAATTTGTTAAAGGTACAGGCAATTTCCATTATCCCCACTACCATATTTGTAAATACGGGCCAGAGCCACAGGGGATGGGGGCGTCGCGACGGCTCGAAACTACCACCCCGTCTGCTGATTTTTCACCACTCACCTTCGACCACTCCACAAATGAAATTGCCGTTTTTCGTGTTCAAATTTTCCGAGTTTGGTAGGTTAGAATCCTCCGCCATTTTTCGGTCCACAACGTCAAACAGACTAACACAAACTGTCACTGTTGACGTGAACACAGGCAACCAACATAACAAGTACAGGTTATGCAACCCGCGACGCAAGCGATCCAGTTTCAGGCCAGGGATATTGGCAACAATGCGAATGAGAAATTGCAcgcattaaaattaaaaatgcgttTAATGAGGATCTCGGATCATTATGCGTAACCACCGATGCAGCCAATTGATTTGGACAGGGATTTGGTACTGAAACTCCTGTCGCCCAAGCGTCTCATAACTTCCACAGGGCTAGTAGTAAATCCGACACTTGTACAGAATCAGCCTGCAAGAGGGCCCCCACGGTTATAAATTTGCGTTGTAAACGATTCATTTGCGTACTTTACTTGTTTATTTATAGTTTGAGctggtttgaggttatgtcactGGTCCTGTCACACGAAACACCgacatttataaaaagtgTATTTTCGTACTGACTTAAGCTAGACTTACACAAGGCACTAAatccataaataacaataaaatctcCTAACTAAGATAACTTTAAGTTCATGGTTTATTGGCATCGTTTCTAGCTctattttttgaacttttgtGTTGACAACACAAGAACGCTAAACACGCGGCTACGAAGAATATGATATAAAAAACAGCCAAAGCTATGGGAGTGCTTCCGTAATTGTAAAACTTCAACTGCGACGTCAGATATCCGTAATTCGACAAGACTTGGGTGCCGTTCCCGGTGGGACAAGGCAACTGGACGATGATGTCCTGATGTTGCACTTGTTTGTTCCTGCAGTACATCAGCGCGGAACTGCTGGCGATGGCCTCGGGGGACAACTCTCGACTCAGCAGGTACGGCAGAGTCCAAGTCGTGGGACTGACGTACTCCAACCACTTGACGTACGCCGGTAGATCCTTGAAGTGAATCAGATAACCAGACGAGACGAACAGCGCGGTCAGTATCAGCGCCGAAATTGTTGCTGCGGTGTCTCTGAGCGGTACCAGATAGATAAAAGTCAAGATGAACTTTTGGACGCCCACCAAGTACAAAAGCATGACCCCGATGTAGACGTAGAAGCCCTCGTAGTCGTTCAAGCTTTGCATGTACAGTCCAGACATGGAGTAGCTCGGCACCAGATAAATCAACCAGATGAAGAGCGACGGCGGCAAGTTGATGATGCTCTGGAAGCACACAGTCACCACTAGTGGCGCCACCTCGGATACTTACTTTCGAAACGATGTAAGTGAGGCGAGTGTACAAGCCGTCTTTGATGTCTCTCTCGACAGTGTTTCGATTTCTCTGCACTTCTGAGAGAGTCAGGAGGAGCAGGAGCGGCCAAGACGTGACACACATGACGCTGTAGTGGTAGCCTAACCTGTCGTTCAAATTGAGCTGGGGGTCGGAGTTCGGGACATCCCAGAATATTGCACCTATGATCAGCGACAAACTCGCCGAAATCACTATGAGGGTCAGCCAAGCGATGAAGGTTGCCGGTTGGGTGTAGATCATTGACTTACTGGAAGAGTTCAAGGTCAGTCGGACCAGTCGATATCGATTGTAGTAGCACTTACGTGAACAATACGAATCCTTGTACTATACAATTCGAACTCCTTACTGTCATCGGGAGAGTGGAGGGCGGTCCGGGGTCGCTCATCGGTTCTTGTTTCTGCCTGAAGACCTCCGCCAGCTGTTCGATTCTTTGGGAGGATTCTAACATCGCTTCGGCTGACAAGTCGTCGAGCGTTACCAAGTCAACTGATCGAGAAAAGAGAAAATCACAGTCGTGTTATTGTCGTTTTGGGGGGTTTACTCACGGTAGTAGTCCGACGGGTTCTTGAACGACGGACAAGGATAGTCGACCAGGGCGAAATATGGCAACATGTCGCGTCTCCTTCCGCTGAACATGGTCCTTCCGGCGGAAATCAGCAAGATCCTCGACAGCATCGTGAAGATCTCGTAAGTGGGGGGATGCAGCGTCAGTATTACGATTCTGCCCAGCGCGTTTCCGGCGCCGCCGTTCGCCCATTGTCTCAGATACTCCACCAAGAAGAACGTGTCGAAGATGTCCATCCCTCTGGTCGGCTGGTCCAACACGACGATGTCCGTGTCGAGCAACAGGTGACAAGCAACGTTCAGTCTTCGCCGTTCCGAGATCGTCATCGCTTCGACTTTCGTGTTCCTCACCTGCTCCAGTCCCAGATCCTCGATCAGGACGTTAATCTGCAAACAAAAGTGTTATCTCGGGGTGGGACGCGTCTCCACCGGTACCCACCCTATCCATGGCATCGATTTTTAAGTAGCCTAACTTATCGGTGGGCTTCTTGAGATCATAGTGAAACCTCAGAGTCTGTATCACTGTCATGTCTTTGCACAGGTGCGAGTCACTTTGCACGTAGGCCACGCGAGACCTCAACGCGTTGGCTTTGACGTTTTGTCCGTTCAGAATTATATCACCGACCACCGGTCTGGACAGTCCCGCCACCATGTCGAGCAGAGCTGTGCCCTCTTCTTCGGATGTCGCCATGATGGCCATGATCTCGCCGCCCCTGATCTCGAAGGAGATGTCGTTCAGGAGCAGGTGCTGCTTCGAACCGAAGCAGGACGAGGAGCGGGGCCAGATGCCCACACCGCCCACCTACACGcacaaaaaatatcaacaagCGGTTGTTATGTACGCAGTCGTTGCCATGGCGACGGTTGTCATGTGCACAGTTGCCGCGATTACGTGCGTAGATGTCGCCATGACAACGGTTGTTATGTACTCGTTGACAGTTGTGTAATTTTCGGTAAAAACTCTCTCAAAAAGACGAGATGAATTACTTGTAAGTGGGGGTAGATGAACGAGGTGCCTGCGTCCTCCTCTTGACTGAGGTAGTCGGTCCTGATGACCGAGGGGCCCCTACGGGAGACAGGTATGGACAAGTGACTCTCGGCCTTCGAGAGCGGCCGCACCAGGTGGCTGGAATGCCGATTTAATGAGTCAAGTGTCGAGAGTGGTCGACCGCAAACCTGTGATCCATGAGTTCGTGGTGGTGTCCGAATTCGGCGACGCTGTTCCTCCGGGGGTCCCTCATGTGGGGGTGCGACGGGACGTGGAGGGTCCTCCCGTACTCCGCCGCCAACAGGTTGGCCTCGGAGATGCTCTTGTTCCGGTTCCACTGGTTGGCGGGCCGGATGCCGCCTTGTTGCATCGCGGCGATTGGAATTCCGGGATTCTCCTGCATCAAGGTCACAATTAGCTTTCACCCCAGGTGCATTTGTGGTGATTCAGAAGCGGTTAACCTTAATGTACGGCACAATGGGTTAAATGAGACGTGTGATCGGCCATTAGGGGCCCGCGGGAAAATCGTGACAATGGCCCTACCCCGTGATAGGACGGATGGGCATTCTGCATCCGGAAGTCTGGATCGGACCTGTACTTCCTGTTCTGTTTGTACTGGTTCGTTGTTTCATTATCCGAACTGTCGTAGCCGGAACTGCCGTCTCTGGGGCCGCGGCTTCCGGTTTTGGGGCCCCTGCATCAGAAACGTGAAAAATCTGGACCGAACGATGGGCGGTGGTACCTGGTGTGGGGGCGCGTCGAGGCGTTTCTCACGAAGTGCTGGGGAGTCCCCGAGCGGTTGGAGCCGTTGTGGTTCGGGGGAAACACTCGCGGAAGCCCGAACTTCAAATAGGTGTACATGTTGGAGCCCAGCGCCGACCTAGACACAGATCTGATCattcaaaatcattcaaaaagTGGAAAAACCCTACTTGGGCCCGTATCTTGGGTGCGACAAAATCGACTGCACCGTGGTGTCCCTCAATTGGAAGTTCCCGTAAGGGAGAGGACTCTTGTCTGTAGACCCCAGAGCGCTGTCGGTGAAGTCAGAATTCAAATTTTGCCTGTCGACAACAGAGTTAGAAGATGACGGTCTTTGCTTTCGGAGGTACCTGTAGATGGACCAGGCGTGCAGGTCCTCGCTCGTCGTTCCGGAGAAGACCCGAGAGTCGGGGTTCGAAGGCACCGAGTACTTCCGCTCCATCTCGAAGCCTTGCGAGCCACCCCCCTGCGAAGGGGTGCGACTGCGCACCATCCTGCCTTAATTCTCGCTCAATCTGCAACGATTTCTTTGTCATTTCTCTTGGTCAATTAGTGCGGCCTAGTTGGCGGCGGCAAAAAGTGGTAGCGCCAATTACTGAGTGATGCCACTTGTCCACATCATAACAACAATGATGGGCGCCAAAACAATGTCAAAAGAATGACAATGACGATGTCTCGATGTCTTTGAAACACTTGAGTTCATTCGGTAAGTACgttttgacagctgtcaacgCTCGCTCATTTTTAGACTGAACGGTGGTCCGAGAGCTCCATGGGAATCGCGAGTCGACAAAACTTCCGAGAAAAATCCGGTCCCGTTGTGCGAAAACGAAGACAATAAGAAGAGCGCTGCGTTGTCATGACACAACGACCGCGCTTCACCGCCCATCGAGGCGACTTTTTCGCTCTCGTCCGATCAAAATTCGTCTTTGGGCGATCCGTCCGACCCACTTTCGAGTGAACCGTTGATGGCCGACGGTCAAGCATTTCTTCGCGCGGACGTAAACATGCAATGGAGCACTCCGATCGTCCGATTTCACGCTCCGACCACGATACCCACGCTGAATTGCGCAAATTCGCTCTTCACGTCCCCATAAAACGCCCACCGGAGCCTTGCCCCGCGAAAAATGCGACCTTCACACTTAGGGGAGCAGCCGCTGAAATGCTACGGCGCATTATTTAAATGCGATATGGGTCGTAAAAGCGACAATATCCGCGATCAAGGCCTCGCCGCCGGGGACAATCCCGCAGGGGACCGTCTTGGGGCCCCGTCGAAATCGGACGCGCGTCTCGAGGTGACTCACAACAGGCATCGCATCGCTACACAAGAAGTATCTGCATATTTTCATTGACAGGAACAAGGACCGCGTTTAAAAGACACGAGTGGCGGTGTCCTGTTACAACGGTTTCGGCAACTGACTGTGTATTGTTGTGCGACTTCAAAGAGAACACCTTCAAAGTTATGTCACAACAGTTGGTGTTAATTCCGAATAATTATCGGGTGATTGGAATGGGTAGGAGGTCCGCGTATGGTGCGATGCATGCGTTATGGTCACATTGTTTCTTTTGAAGGTCAAGGAAAAGAAGGCAAATGAGGAATGCGCATTGCTAAGCAAGCACCAATTGGagggcaaataaaaaaaataaattggaaataaCAATTGTTGGAGCGTATTCTGAATGAaatcaatcaatttaaaaaaaagagtgtgcttaagaccgcacgacagaagtgaatacttctaaatctatgaTTATATCATAATGGATGATActacttggaggaataaggagcaaggcataaataattaatattgtatttaaatccaatgctgtttttaaataaacatcaaaaatctgtatttttcaatagaaactgcaaatacgtccgcttttagaggttaCAGTCTGGCAAattttgtgaggttaggtttggatgtttaggtaagttttatttttttgacgatgatattggacacaacacaagttttcatagcaatactctgtattatgataataatttgtccattttcctcttcacattttgctacacaaatgtTTCCAATAcctagatgaattgttgaagccattACGTACctattaaatcctacattcatctgtaaacttacaatatttgtcgtgtctttatcgtttatattatgtatataaaacaatacagggtatttcacaagtgataataagcctgacggaataataaattcaacccacaatacattttcaaaaaaagccggacattttaatgacagtagccagctttttctggaaatatagtgtgggttgcattttaaattacgtcaggcttATTACCACTCGTGAAACATCCTGTATAGGTATATATCGATGCTGTCATGCTGAAACGACTCGAGCGACAATCGGAAAGTTTTGAGAAAATCTCAAAAAACCtcaaacacaattttttttatatattgaGTTTATATTACCGAACTAGTACATTTGTCTTTTCAATCTCAACGCATTTGTCATTTTTCATCTTATTCCAATAACgggtttggaaaaaaaactgtaaaacaTAGTTTTGTTGTCGCTTAAGTCTTTTTTGTGGTTCAAACCTGTCATACGTGTTGCTTATGTCTAATATTTATGTCGCTCGAGTCTATTTGTTTTCTTACATTTTAGTTGTAACTGTCGCTTAAGTCAGGTGGTTAAGTCTTTTCATCAAACCAGCTAAAGAACTTCAAATTTCTTTTGGTTGCTTAagtcaacaattatttttttttaaatacacaatttttaaatggtttttttattatttatccaATAAATCGAGCATAATATATGAAACAAAAGGTACATAGTATATTTGTAATACATTTGCTAAACAATATTACgcataaatatatttttttaagaaacaataacaatacttATATAGGAATCACAGAATCAAACAAACTAGTCTACTACCACTGCTATCAGTCTTGGGTTTCGTCTTCGATATCGCTTTGGTCTAATATGTCAGGTACATTTGCATTGCTTCTGAGGCTGAAATATTCAGCATGATATTCCGGTTTTATCACATTTGTTCGACACAGATCTAGTAaattttctagtttttttggattaattttttgctctTCTACATAGGCCTTTTTAATTTGGCCAGTTTGATTGGGCTTTATATTTGCCACCAAGTACTCCTCTTCGTTgaagtttattttgtatctcaCATCATCTGTTCCtttctcaaaaaataacttttttatagTTGTAATTTTAACATCTTTCCGTCCGtcctttattttaatttttttagaaaaactttTCCAGTCTAAAAAGTCGGAATAGTGCAGAACCTTTACCACGTATGGCGAAGGTTTTAGCCTCGCATTCCGTAAAATTGTCGGCCACTCTGACGGTGCCTGGATCA encodes:
- the LOC138125779 gene encoding ATP-binding cassette sub-family G member 8 produces the protein MVRSRTPSQGGGSQGFEMERKYSVPSNPDSRVFSGTTSEDLHAWSIYRQNLNSDFTDSALGSTDKSPLPYGNFQLRDTTVQSILSHPRYGPKSALGSNMYTYLKFGLPRVFPPNHNGSNRSGTPQHFVRNASTRPHTRGPKTGSRGPRDGSSGYDSSDNETTNQYKQNRKYRSDPDFRMQNAHPSYHGENPGIPIAAMQQGGIRPANQWNRNKSISEANLLAAEYGRTLHVPSHPHMRDPRRNSVAEFGHHHELMDHSHLVRPLSKAESHLSIPVSRRGPSVIRTDYLSQEEDAGTSFIYPHLQVGGVGIWPRSSSCFGSKQHLLLNDISFEIRGGEIMAIMATSEEEGTALLDMVAGLSRPVVGDIILNGQNVKANALRSRVAYVQSDSHLCKDMTVIQTLRFHYDLKKPTDKLGYLKIDAMDRINVLIEDLGLEQVRNTKVEAMTISERRRLNVACHLLLDTDIVVLDQPTRGMDIFDTFFLVEYLRQWANGGAGNALGRIVILTLHPPTYEIFTMLSRILLISAGRTMFSGRRRDMLPYFALVDYPCPSFKNPSDYYLDLVTLDDLSAEAMLESSQRIEQLAEVFRQKQEPMSDPGPPSTLPMTVRSSNCIVQGFVLFTKSMIYTQPATFIAWLTLIVISASLSLIIGAIFWDVPNSDPQLNLNDRLGYHYSVMCVTSWPLLLLLTLSEVQRNRNTVERDIKDGLYTRLTYIVSKSIINLPPSLFIWLIYLVPSYSMSGLYMQSLNDYEGFYVYIGVMLLYLVGVQKFILTFIYLVPLRDTAATISALILTALFVSSGYLIHFKDLPAYVKWLEYVSPTTWTLPYLLSRELSPEAIASSSALMYCRNKQVQHQDIIVQLPCPTGNGTQVLSNYGYLTSQLKFYNYGSTPIALAVFYIIFFVAACLAFLCCQHKSSKNRARNDANKP